From the Paraburkholderia sp. PREW-6R genome, one window contains:
- a CDS encoding EscU/YscU/HrcU family type III secretion system export apparatus switch protein → MSRTNRRSAAALAYDATDRDAAPRVVAKGYGLLADMIVQRAREAGLYVHEAPEMVSLLMQVDLDARIPPQLYQAVAELLAWLHRLESGVEAEPPHHGASGGDSDVTDVVATEIGGAAVR, encoded by the coding sequence ATGAGCCGTACGAATCGACGCAGCGCAGCCGCGCTCGCCTACGACGCCACCGACCGAGACGCCGCCCCGCGCGTTGTCGCGAAAGGCTACGGCCTGCTGGCCGACATGATCGTGCAGCGTGCGCGCGAAGCCGGTCTGTATGTGCACGAGGCGCCGGAAATGGTGTCGCTGCTGATGCAGGTCGACCTCGATGCGCGCATCCCGCCGCAGCTTTATCAGGCAGTGGCGGAACTGCTTGCGTGGCTGCATCGGCTGGAAAGCGGGGTCGAGGCCGAGCCGCCGCATCACGGCGCGAGCGGTGGCGACTCCGACGTCACCGACGTCGTCGCGACGGAAATCGGCGGCGCGGCGGTGCGCTGA
- a CDS encoding coniferyl aldehyde dehydrogenase, giving the protein MKNDLPEVVALEALLRDQRHAYLRAPFPSWETRAAHLRALRKVMLDNRDALANAIHLDFGNRAKQEVWLAEFWLLKEEIDAALRHGKRWMKAQRRSTNKWLMPARAKVVPQPLGVVGIIVPWNYPVLLAVGPLVSALTAGNRAIIKMSELTPLTSALFEQLIAQTFARDHVAVVNGDAALAAAFSAQPFDHLLFTGSTRVGHEVMRAAAEHLTPVTLELGGKSPALIGQHARFDNAVDNLVAGKTLNAGQTCIAPDYVLVPRGKEQAFIQRARARMAKMYPDFANNTDYTSIISERHFSRLQRLADEAQASGAHLHVLADSTPDSASRRFPLVVVTNAKDECALMQEEIFGPLLPIVPYDTLDEAIAYINARPRPLALYLYADDAATIDRVTHETMAGGMAINETLMHLACESLPFGGVGASGMGAYHGYEGFVTFSKMKPVLTQARLNARGWISPPYGKRVNALLKLMMKF; this is encoded by the coding sequence ATGAAGAACGACTTGCCGGAGGTGGTCGCGCTCGAAGCGCTGCTGCGCGATCAGCGCCACGCGTATCTGCGTGCGCCGTTTCCGTCGTGGGAAACACGCGCGGCGCATCTGCGCGCGCTGCGCAAGGTCATGCTCGACAATCGCGACGCACTCGCCAACGCCATTCATCTCGACTTCGGCAATCGCGCAAAACAGGAAGTGTGGCTCGCCGAATTCTGGCTGCTGAAAGAAGAGATCGACGCCGCGCTCCGCCACGGCAAACGCTGGATGAAAGCGCAGCGCCGCAGCACCAATAAGTGGCTGATGCCGGCGCGCGCCAAGGTCGTGCCGCAGCCGCTCGGCGTCGTCGGCATTATCGTGCCGTGGAATTATCCGGTGCTGCTTGCCGTGGGGCCGCTCGTGAGCGCATTGACTGCCGGCAATCGCGCGATCATCAAGATGTCCGAACTGACGCCGCTCACGTCGGCGCTATTCGAGCAGTTGATCGCGCAGACCTTCGCGCGCGATCACGTCGCGGTGGTGAACGGCGATGCGGCCCTTGCTGCGGCATTCAGCGCGCAGCCGTTCGATCATCTGCTGTTCACCGGTTCCACGAGAGTCGGCCATGAAGTGATGCGCGCCGCCGCCGAACACCTGACGCCGGTCACGCTGGAACTGGGCGGCAAGTCACCGGCGCTGATCGGCCAGCACGCGCGCTTTGACAACGCGGTGGACAACCTCGTCGCCGGCAAGACGCTCAATGCGGGCCAAACCTGCATCGCGCCCGATTACGTGCTGGTGCCGCGCGGCAAGGAGCAGGCGTTCATCCAACGGGCGCGCGCGCGGATGGCGAAGATGTATCCCGACTTCGCGAACAATACGGATTACACGTCGATCATTTCGGAGCGGCACTTTTCGCGTCTGCAACGTCTCGCAGACGAAGCGCAGGCGAGCGGCGCCCACCTGCACGTGCTCGCGGACAGCACGCCTGACAGCGCGAGCCGCCGTTTTCCGCTCGTCGTCGTGACGAATGCGAAGGACGAATGCGCGCTGATGCAGGAGGAGATTTTCGGACCGCTTCTGCCGATCGTCCCTTACGACACACTCGACGAAGCGATCGCGTACATCAACGCGCGTCCGCGTCCGCTTGCGCTTTACTTATACGCGGACGACGCCGCGACGATCGACCGCGTGACGCACGAAACGATGGCGGGCGGCATGGCAATCAACGAAACACTGATGCACCTGGCTTGCGAAAGCCTGCCGTTTGGCGGCGTCGGCGCGAGCGGCATGGGCGCTTATCACGGCTACGAAGGCTTCGTCACTTTTTCGAAGATGAAGCCGGTCCTCACGCAGGCGCGGCTGAATGCGCGCGGCTGGATCTCGCCGCCGTATGGCAAACGCGTGAATGCGCTGTTGAAACTGATGATGAAGTTCTGA
- the fliE gene encoding flagellar hook-basal body complex protein FliE — translation MTLPVNALSSALQQMQSLAAQAAGGTTAVADPSGAATPTGFASALKASLDKISGDQTKAVGESQAFELGSSNVSLNDVMVDMQKANVGFQFGLQVRNKLVSAYNDIMQMSV, via the coding sequence ATGACTTTGCCCGTGAACGCGCTCTCGTCGGCGCTGCAACAGATGCAGTCGCTGGCGGCGCAGGCGGCCGGCGGCACCACCGCCGTAGCGGACCCGTCCGGCGCGGCTACGCCGACCGGTTTTGCCTCGGCGCTGAAAGCGTCGCTGGACAAGATCAGCGGCGACCAGACCAAGGCGGTCGGCGAATCGCAGGCGTTCGAACTCGGTTCGTCGAACGTGTCATTGAACGACGTGATGGTCGACATGCAGAAGGCCAACGTCGGCTTCCAGTTCGGCCTCCAGGTGCGCAACAAGCTGGTGTCCGCCTACAACGACATCATGCAGATGTCGGTATAA
- a CDS encoding flagellar protein FliT — MTSNAEYFARYEAIAAISCRMLSAARCALWNDLVHLQEEYRHMVEALRDAETGVMLDEAERLRKYALIRQILADDAAIRDLANPRMANLSALFVGRPTRVLKELYGAR; from the coding sequence ATGACATCGAACGCAGAATATTTCGCCCGTTATGAGGCGATTGCAGCGATCTCCTGCCGCATGTTGAGCGCTGCACGGTGTGCACTATGGAACGATCTGGTGCACTTGCAGGAAGAGTACCGCCATATGGTGGAAGCGTTGCGAGACGCGGAAACCGGTGTCATGCTCGACGAGGCCGAGCGGTTACGTAAATATGCGCTGATCCGCCAGATTCTGGCAGACGACGCTGCGATTCGCGATCTCGCGAATCCGCGTATGGCCAATCTGTCGGCGCTGTTTGTCGGCCGGCCGACGCGTGTGCTCAAGGAGTTGTACGGCGCGCGCTGA
- a CDS encoding flagellar hook-length control protein FliK: MNGIDTAIASLLASRVDSLLNIAPGGLSTSQTGAAGVDTAPTAAPAAPPPAPQPSAQTALSAVALTLNAIVRSGGEATPAVLGQTPIWAAAPALDIEVAGLPLFDTPATGDASPFVAAAGSNPSLATATPATAGVAAAAVPVAALAAALEQTVGESGLFYESHLAQWLAGQRSPATLASEPQNRLVAASAQLPLDWASDADDASATNASARPAAASTGLPNGASESAAARNVPSIPNAQAARIVAGEVLANSLSDLNGNPAHVSVHNAAAQPADSGASQNSQSMAAAVHPATAPLVRQQLDLLATGQFRWSGEAWPGARLDWTIEQDGDEWDRSGGGAASEDDQPWRTRLTLSLPTLGTVDAELTLTGMRLVARVQASPGGAARLAMQGENFRQRLAAAGVELSGLTIREIGGGVPSTGAVAAGGAGAAASAHAASAYARSASSATVSSNFASAAGEAVAGGDRAARTARGDIALRDDFDWDM, translated from the coding sequence ATGAACGGAATCGACACGGCCATCGCTTCGCTGCTCGCGAGCCGGGTCGACAGTCTGCTCAACATCGCGCCGGGCGGCCTCAGCACCTCGCAGACCGGCGCGGCTGGGGTCGATACCGCGCCGACTGCCGCACCCGCGGCCCCGCCGCCCGCCCCGCAACCTTCGGCGCAAACCGCGCTGTCCGCCGTCGCGCTCACGCTCAATGCGATCGTGCGCTCGGGCGGCGAGGCTACACCGGCCGTGCTCGGCCAGACGCCGATCTGGGCCGCCGCGCCCGCGCTCGATATCGAAGTGGCTGGTTTGCCGCTATTCGATACGCCGGCCACTGGCGACGCCTCTCCCTTTGTCGCTGCTGCGGGCTCGAATCCGAGTCTTGCGACCGCCACACCGGCGACCGCCGGCGTGGCGGCGGCTGCCGTGCCGGTCGCCGCGCTCGCGGCGGCGCTGGAGCAGACGGTCGGCGAAAGCGGGCTGTTTTACGAATCCCATCTCGCACAATGGCTGGCCGGCCAGCGCTCACCCGCGACGCTCGCCAGCGAACCTCAAAACAGGCTCGTCGCCGCGAGCGCGCAATTGCCGCTCGACTGGGCGAGCGATGCGGACGATGCATCCGCCACCAATGCATCGGCAAGGCCGGCCGCTGCGTCGACTGGACTGCCCAACGGCGCGTCAGAATCCGCCGCGGCCCGCAACGTGCCGTCGATCCCGAATGCCCAGGCGGCGCGCATCGTCGCGGGTGAAGTACTGGCCAACTCGCTGTCGGATCTGAACGGAAACCCCGCGCACGTCAGCGTGCACAACGCTGCGGCTCAACCGGCCGACAGCGGCGCTTCGCAGAATTCACAATCGATGGCCGCCGCGGTGCATCCCGCGACTGCTCCGCTCGTGCGTCAGCAACTGGATTTGCTTGCTACCGGCCAGTTCCGCTGGAGCGGCGAGGCGTGGCCAGGCGCGCGGCTCGACTGGACCATTGAACAGGACGGTGACGAATGGGATCGCAGCGGCGGTGGCGCGGCGAGTGAAGACGACCAGCCATGGCGCACCCGTCTTACGCTTTCGCTGCCCACGCTCGGCACCGTCGACGCGGAATTGACGCTTACCGGCATGCGGCTCGTGGCGCGCGTGCAGGCAAGTCCCGGTGGTGCGGCCCGCCTGGCCATGCAAGGTGAGAACTTCCGCCAACGGCTCGCGGCGGCCGGCGTCGAACTGAGCGGACTCACCATTCGCGAGATCGGCGGCGGCGTGCCGTCGACCGGCGCGGTGGCGGCCGGCGGGGCGGGTGCGGCGGCGTCCGCGCACGCTGCGTCGGCTTATGCGCGCTCGGCGTCGTCGGCGACGGTGTCGTCGAATTTTGCTAGCGCGGCGGGCGAGGCGGTCGCAGGCGGTGACAGGGCGGCGCGCACGGCTCGCGGGGACATCGCGCTCAGAGACGACTTCGACTGGGACATGTGA
- the fliS gene encoding flagellar export chaperone FliS, with protein MFSPGHSGANAYARVGVETGVMGASPHRLIVMLYQGARQAIAQARMHLQQGNVPARGEAVGKAIQIVESGLQQSLNLEAGGEIAERLNALYSYMSRRLLEANIKQSEAMLVEVDGLLATLEEAWIGIAPEIARMAAQPAAESMR; from the coding sequence ATGTTTTCCCCAGGACACTCTGGAGCCAATGCGTACGCACGCGTAGGCGTCGAGACAGGGGTGATGGGCGCGAGTCCGCATCGTCTGATCGTGATGTTGTATCAGGGCGCCCGGCAGGCGATTGCGCAAGCGCGCATGCATCTGCAGCAGGGCAATGTGCCGGCTCGTGGAGAGGCGGTCGGCAAGGCGATTCAGATCGTCGAAAGCGGGCTGCAACAGTCGCTCAACCTCGAGGCAGGGGGCGAAATTGCGGAGCGGTTGAACGCGCTGTACAGCTACATGTCGCGCCGGCTGCTCGAAGCCAACATAAAACAAAGCGAGGCGATGCTGGTCGAGGTCGATGGCCTTTTGGCGACACTCGAAGAGGCATGGATCGGGATTGCCCCGGAAATCGCGCGGATGGCTGCCCAGCCAGCCGCGGAAAGCATGAGATGA